The uncultured Flavobacterium sp. genome has a window encoding:
- a CDS encoding lactate utilization protein B/C, whose translation MNFFKKIFGSNDAASDEENESEYAGNSIQDSHLSIDERFIFNFKKNGGKFLYCENKQEVAEQFENILEENDWFENEVLCYEPGLFHLLDENKLLYNAPVRPKFLLATCENLIADEGSILFSSKQIRQNKPNELPANIVIIATTSQILSIKSDGLSAIKRKYERDYPTNITTIKYFEKAKEEDFTQYGSVAKNLYLLLLEDL comes from the coding sequence ATGAATTTTTTCAAAAAAATATTTGGTTCTAACGACGCCGCTTCTGACGAAGAAAATGAAAGTGAATATGCAGGCAATTCAATTCAGGATAGCCATTTGTCTATAGACGAAAGGTTCATTTTCAATTTTAAGAAAAATGGCGGTAAATTTTTGTATTGTGAAAACAAACAAGAAGTAGCTGAACAGTTTGAAAATATTTTAGAAGAAAACGATTGGTTCGAAAATGAAGTTCTTTGTTATGAACCGGGTCTTTTTCATTTATTAGATGAAAATAAGTTACTTTATAATGCACCTGTAAGGCCTAAATTTCTTTTAGCAACTTGCGAAAATCTTATTGCTGACGAAGGTTCTATTTTGTTTTCATCAAAACAAATCAGACAAAACAAACCAAACGAATTACCTGCAAACATTGTAATTATTGCTACAACAAGTCAAATCCTTTCTATAAAAAGCGACGGTTTAAGTGCTATTAAACGTAAATACGAAAGAGATTATCCTACTAACATTACCACAATAAAATATTTCGAAAAAGCGAAAGAAGAAGATTTTACCCAATACGGAAGTGTTGCCAAGAATCTTTATTTATTGCTCTTAGAAGATCTTTAA
- a CDS encoding phosphatidate cytidylyltransferase, translated as MNETLKRTISGAVYIALLLTSILFSTESFIILFGIFLIIATYEFCNLVKINKVVSILFVTLFYSTVTLTSFYRVETENYINKLLKDNIQITVDTDKLFSVLLVITLMVSIKCIFFLFDDTQSISKVSKYIYLIGYIILPFLFITKISFGIKDYNPKIIIGLFVLIWTNDTFAYLVGKSMGKHKLFERISPKKTIEGFLGGVVFAGFAGFLISKLYIQPNPEFSNKSILIWMIIALIVSIFGTIGDLIESKFKRVAGVKDSGAIMPGHGGVLDRLDSVIFVAPIIFLFYQILYYVS; from the coding sequence ATGAATGAAACACTCAAGAGAACCATTTCTGGTGCTGTTTATATCGCTTTATTATTAACTTCTATTCTGTTTTCTACAGAGAGCTTTATCATTCTTTTTGGTATTTTTCTAATTATTGCAACTTACGAATTTTGCAATTTAGTTAAAATCAATAAAGTGGTTTCTATTTTATTTGTTACGCTGTTTTACTCTACTGTTACTTTAACTAGTTTTTATAGAGTAGAAACTGAAAACTATATTAATAAACTTCTAAAAGATAACATTCAAATTACGGTTGATACAGATAAACTATTTTCTGTGTTACTTGTAATTACTTTGATGGTTTCTATAAAATGTATTTTCTTTTTATTTGATGATACACAAAGCATCAGTAAAGTATCAAAATATATCTATTTGATTGGGTATATTATACTACCTTTTCTTTTTATCACCAAAATTTCTTTCGGAATAAAAGATTATAATCCAAAAATTATTATTGGGTTGTTTGTCTTAATCTGGACCAATGATACTTTTGCTTATCTGGTTGGAAAATCAATGGGTAAACATAAATTATTTGAACGCATTTCTCCTAAAAAAACTATTGAAGGATTTCTGGGTGGAGTTGTATTTGCTGGTTTTGCCGGTTTTTTAATTTCAAAATTGTACATACAGCCCAATCCTGAGTTTAGCAATAAATCTATCTTAATCTGGATGATTATTGCTTTAATTGTCAGCATCTTTGGAACAATTGGCGATTTGATCGAATCAAAATTCAAAAGAGTTGCCGGCGTAAAAGACAGCGGCGCTATAATGCCAGGCCACGGAGGTGTCCTAGATCGACTAGATAGTGTTATATTTGTAGCACCAATTATATTTTTATTTTATCAAATTTTATATTATGTTTCATAA
- a CDS encoding phosphatidylserine decarboxylase family protein, translating to MFHKEGGPSILLGTVFAVAVILLAEKFIDISWLRMLVQLAGLLVLIIILQFFRNPKRIAIRNSDHILAPVDGKVVVIEEVYEGEYFKDKRLQVSIFMSPINVHVTRYAMDGIIKFSKYHPGKFLVAWHPKASEENERTTVVIENDTFGQILYRQIAGALARRIVNYAQEGMQVIQGTDAGFIKFGSRVDLFLPLGTPINVVLDQKAIGGKTIIATKA from the coding sequence ATGTTTCATAAAGAAGGAGGTCCATCCATTTTATTAGGTACTGTTTTTGCTGTTGCCGTAATTTTACTTGCTGAGAAATTTATTGATATCAGTTGGCTGAGAATGCTAGTACAACTAGCTGGTTTATTAGTTTTGATTATTATTTTACAATTTTTTAGAAATCCTAAAAGAATCGCAATCAGAAACAGCGATCACATTCTTGCTCCGGTTGATGGAAAAGTTGTAGTTATTGAAGAAGTTTATGAAGGTGAATATTTTAAAGATAAACGTTTACAAGTTTCTATTTTCATGTCTCCTATTAACGTACACGTTACTCGTTATGCGATGGACGGAATTATAAAATTCAGTAAATACCACCCTGGTAAGTTTTTGGTTGCATGGCATCCAAAAGCTAGTGAGGAAAACGAAAGAACAACTGTTGTAATCGAAAATGATACTTTCGGACAAATTTTATACAGACAAATTGCAGGTGCTTTGGCGCGCAGAATTGTAAATTATGCTCAAGAAGGAATGCAGGTTATTCAGGGAACTGATGCGGGATTTATTAAATTTGGATCGAGAGTAGATTTATTTTTACCTTTAGGTACACCAATTAATGTGGTATTAGATCAAAAAGCAATTGGTGGAAAAACTATTATTGCTACAAAAGCGTAA
- a CDS encoding acyl-CoA-binding protein, whose protein sequence is MAEKDLDTRFSEAVETALKMTQASLPQDVQLRLYAYYKQATFGTAVYNQSENFDLRDAFKTNAWMQISHISVDEAKENYIEIINSLTSK, encoded by the coding sequence ATGGCAGAAAAAGATTTAGATACTCGTTTCTCTGAGGCTGTAGAAACTGCTTTAAAAATGACTCAGGCCTCGTTGCCGCAAGATGTGCAGCTAAGGCTTTATGCATATTACAAACAGGCAACTTTTGGGACGGCTGTGTACAATCAATCTGAAAATTTTGATTTACGAGATGCTTTTAAAACTAATGCCTGGATGCAAATAAGTCACATATCGGTCGATGAAGCTAAAGAGAATTACATCGAAATCATTAATTCACTAACATCAAAATAA
- a CDS encoding superoxide dismutase, with protein sequence MEKNITRFGILASFFLLFSCNDNNKLTEVVEVPLPTKEEKITIGSPNDVKADPGSFELTKLPFSYDALAPAIRTLTLETHYSKHYLTYTNNLNKEIVNTEFENMPIEDILKKLDLSNAKLRQNAGGYYNHTLYFNILTPKELTPKDTLASSINKEFGSLSNLTSQFKGQATKQFGSGWVWLIVDLYGKLQVTTTDNQDNPLMKNAVIRGTPILGIDLWEHAYYLDYQNRKGSYIDAFYQHINWEKVNEYYIEALKKVKKV encoded by the coding sequence ATGGAGAAAAACATTACCCGTTTTGGCATTTTAGCTTCATTTTTTCTATTATTTTCTTGTAATGATAACAATAAGCTAACTGAAGTTGTTGAGGTTCCGCTGCCAACTAAAGAAGAAAAAATAACCATTGGATCTCCAAATGATGTAAAAGCAGATCCAGGGTCTTTTGAGTTAACAAAACTTCCTTTTTCTTATGACGCATTAGCGCCGGCAATAAGAACGCTTACTTTAGAAACGCATTATTCTAAACACTATTTAACGTATACGAATAATCTAAACAAAGAGATTGTAAACACAGAATTTGAGAATATGCCAATTGAAGATATCTTAAAAAAATTAGATCTCAGCAATGCAAAACTTCGTCAAAATGCCGGTGGATATTATAATCATACTTTGTATTTTAATATTCTGACTCCAAAAGAACTAACTCCAAAAGATACTTTGGCTAGTTCTATTAATAAAGAATTTGGTTCTCTTAGCAATCTTACAAGTCAATTTAAAGGGCAGGCAACAAAACAATTTGGATCTGGCTGGGTTTGGTTAATTGTCGACCTATATGGAAAACTACAAGTGACAACAACAGATAACCAGGATAATCCTTTAATGAAAAATGCTGTGATTCGCGGAACTCCAATTTTAGGAATTGATTTATGGGAACACGCTTACTATCTCGATTATCAAAACAGAAAAGGAAGTTATATTGATGCTTTCTACCAACATATAAACTGGGAAAAAGTAAACGAATATTATATCGAAGCCCTCAAAAAGGTTAAGAAAGTATAA
- a CDS encoding two-component regulator propeller domain-containing protein, translating into MKIKAILLYFVLIIFFSCDNREKAVSINNSQKSSFSKTTPLHIHNQNSKSIDIEYSSEQLDNNKGLSNSSINTIFQDSDNLLWIGTWDGLNRYDGSNFKIYRPEANNENSLSNQVILKIDEDSNGNIWIVTIHGINRFDKKTGTFQRYYFSRKDISPLSESEFNMALDSSKRVFCAAKNWGIGY; encoded by the coding sequence GTGAAGATTAAAGCTATTCTCTTATATTTTGTCCTGATAATCTTCTTTTCATGTGACAATAGAGAGAAAGCCGTTTCTATCAATAATTCTCAAAAGAGTTCGTTTTCAAAAACTACTCCATTACATATCCATAATCAAAACTCTAAATCAATTGATATAGAGTATTCGTCAGAGCAATTAGATAATAACAAAGGACTCTCTAATAGTTCTATTAATACTATTTTTCAGGATTCTGATAATTTACTCTGGATAGGAACCTGGGATGGTTTAAACCGATATGATGGCAGCAATTTTAAAATTTACAGACCGGAAGCTAATAATGAGAACAGCCTAAGCAATCAGGTTATTTTAAAAATAGACGAAGACAGCAATGGAAATATTTGGATTGTTACCATACACGGCATAAATCGATTCGATAAAAAAACGGGCACTTTTCAGCGTTATTATTTTTCGAGAAAAGATATTTCGCCATTATCTGAATCTGAGTTTAACATGGCTCTTGACTCTTCTAAAAGAGTATTTTGTGCTGCAAAAAATTGGGGAATTGGCTATT